A section of the Polynucleobacter sp. AP-Jannik-300A-C4 genome encodes:
- a CDS encoding tripartite tricarboxylate transporter TctB family protein: MKIRNQRDFGAGIMYMVIGLFFAGIATTYSLGTAAKMGPGYFPLALGILMFLLGLLVLVTSLRASAAIDQIPQFNWRVIGIITGSICLFGILLPTMGVLVAIFGLVFASSTASKEFSWKAATLNSIVLMVFTYLVFIVGLKLTFPVLPFFFE; the protein is encoded by the coding sequence TTGAAAATTCGCAATCAAAGGGATTTTGGCGCCGGAATCATGTATATGGTTATCGGCCTTTTCTTTGCAGGTATTGCCACCACCTATTCTTTGGGCACTGCGGCCAAAATGGGTCCTGGATACTTCCCGCTGGCCCTCGGAATACTCATGTTTTTACTGGGCTTACTCGTACTCGTTACCTCATTGAGAGCTAGCGCAGCCATCGATCAAATCCCTCAATTCAACTGGCGAGTAATAGGCATTATTACTGGATCAATTTGTCTTTTTGGCATTTTGCTGCCAACTATGGGGGTTCTGGTGGCTATTTTTGGCCTTGTTTTTGCATCTTCAACGGCAAGTAAGGAATTTAGCTGGAAAGCAGCTACCCTAAATTCCATTGTGCTGATGGTGTTTACTTATCTGGTGTTTATCGTTGGCCTTAA